A window from Streptomyces sp. NBC_00335 encodes these proteins:
- a CDS encoding SigE family RNA polymerase sigma factor, with protein sequence MAHGEVLEFEEYVRTRQDALLRSARRLVPDPTDAQDLLQTALVRTYGRWDGIADKSLADAYLRRVMINTRTEWWRARKLDEVPTEQLPDASVEDGSDQRADRALLMDILKVLAPKQRSVVVLRHWEQMSTEETAAALGMSAGTVKSTLHRALARLRQELESRDLDMRALERGDHTIRYEGRERCAA encoded by the coding sequence ATGGCGCACGGCGAGGTACTCGAATTCGAAGAGTACGTACGCACCCGGCAGGACGCGCTGCTGCGCAGTGCCCGTCGCCTGGTTCCGGACCCGACCGACGCACAGGACCTCCTGCAGACCGCGCTCGTGCGCACCTACGGCCGCTGGGACGGCATCGCCGACAAGTCCCTTGCCGACGCGTACCTGCGCCGTGTCATGATCAACACCCGTACCGAATGGTGGCGGGCCCGCAAGCTCGACGAGGTTCCCACCGAGCAGCTCCCCGACGCCTCCGTCGAGGACGGTTCGGACCAGCGCGCCGACCGCGCCCTGCTCATGGACATCCTCAAGGTGCTCGCGCCCAAGCAGCGCAGTGTGGTGGTGCTGCGACACTGGGAGCAGATGAGCACCGAGGAGACGGCCGCGGCGCTCGGCATGTCGGCGGGAACCGTGAAGAGCACTCTGCACCGCGCACTGGCCCGGCTCCGGCAGGAACTGGAGAGCCGGGACCTGGACATGCGCGCGCTGGAGCGCGGTGACCACACCATCCGGTACGAGGGGCGTGAGCGGTGCGCGGCCTGA
- a CDS encoding LamG-like jellyroll fold domain-containing protein, producing MTDGTDRPHSPQPEPAPESGGYGFPPGIPAPGGYGFPPGRPEQHDPQDPYGQHEQHGRQDQYGQQDQQPGPPAPGGGHGYGFPPGRPDETAPGDGQGYGYPQAGGYGYPQGGGYGYPPSPPAAGAFGPPMPFFEEPGHNGPGQDLPPVAFGDQPDWEAMADRSASERRKKRLWMVGAAVTVVLLLAGGGTFFVLRDGKAGKNDVADNAPATSASPSPSGSGSPDPDASPSKSYSPTVSSDVSLLRDGVGKTNIRMGPDAAVPKVDTRFELTLKGNPNSYAQATEPGVDTTKSFSLSARVNNASTAKGAHIVMSQGTGDSFAFELGADEVNGKQAWVFRVRTNEKGATPTVVTVSSQGRKTVKTWAVLTAVHDAEKKMIYLYVEGKKAGEAPVPGIWQNSGPLQLGRARHQDAWAGAFKGAMNYIRIYESAFTPEQATAYRKGQLDAAARATATHAWVTG from the coding sequence ATGACTGACGGTACGGATCGCCCGCACAGCCCCCAGCCCGAGCCCGCGCCGGAGAGCGGCGGCTACGGGTTCCCGCCGGGGATACCCGCGCCGGGCGGCTACGGGTTCCCGCCCGGCCGGCCCGAGCAGCACGACCCGCAGGACCCGTACGGCCAACACGAGCAGCACGGCCGGCAGGATCAGTACGGGCAACAGGACCAGCAGCCGGGCCCGCCCGCGCCCGGCGGCGGCCACGGCTACGGCTTCCCGCCCGGCCGGCCCGACGAGACCGCGCCCGGCGACGGCCAGGGCTACGGCTACCCGCAAGCCGGTGGTTACGGCTACCCGCAGGGCGGCGGCTACGGCTACCCGCCGAGCCCGCCCGCGGCCGGCGCCTTCGGTCCCCCGATGCCCTTCTTCGAGGAGCCCGGCCACAACGGACCCGGCCAGGACCTGCCGCCCGTGGCCTTCGGCGATCAGCCCGACTGGGAGGCGATGGCCGACCGGTCGGCCTCCGAGCGGCGCAAGAAGCGGCTGTGGATGGTGGGCGCAGCGGTGACCGTCGTCCTGCTGCTCGCCGGCGGCGGCACGTTCTTCGTGCTGCGGGACGGCAAGGCGGGCAAGAACGACGTGGCCGACAACGCTCCCGCCACGTCCGCGTCCCCGTCCCCGTCCGGATCCGGGTCGCCCGACCCCGACGCCTCACCGTCGAAGAGCTACTCCCCGACCGTGTCGAGCGACGTCTCCCTGCTCAGGGACGGCGTCGGCAAGACCAACATCCGCATGGGCCCCGATGCCGCGGTGCCCAAGGTGGACACGCGCTTCGAGCTCACCCTCAAGGGCAATCCGAACTCGTACGCCCAGGCCACCGAGCCGGGGGTGGACACGACCAAGAGCTTCTCCCTCTCGGCCCGCGTCAACAACGCCTCCACGGCGAAGGGCGCGCACATCGTGATGAGCCAGGGCACCGGGGATTCGTTCGCCTTCGAGCTCGGCGCCGACGAGGTGAACGGCAAGCAGGCCTGGGTGTTCCGCGTGCGGACCAACGAGAAGGGCGCCACGCCCACGGTGGTGACGGTCTCCTCCCAGGGGAGGAAGACGGTCAAGACCTGGGCGGTGCTGACGGCCGTCCACGACGCCGAGAAGAAAATGATCTACCTCTACGTGGAGGGCAAGAAGGCCGGCGAGGCCCCGGTCCCGGGGATCTGGCAGAACTCCGGCCCCCTGCAGCTCGGCCGGGCCCGTCACCAGGACGCGTGGGCCGGTGCGTTCAAGGGTGCGATGAACTACATCCGGATCTACGAATCGGCCTTCACGCCCGAGCAGGCCACCGCCTACCGCAAGGGCCAGCTGGACGCCGCGGCCCGCGCGACCGCGACCCACGCCTGGGTGACCGGCTGA
- a CDS encoding M23 family metallopeptidase, with product MSAKRVSIRRTRIAIGATALGAALALGAGTTAAFADEVPQAELTGTVQLVSEQAAAQAAIAAKPAALWEKPVSKYTLSATFGKGGTMWSHKHSGQDFAVPVGTPVDAVSAGTVVKAGPNGGGDGPAYGNAIVIKHANNTYSQYAHLSKIQVKIGEKVSKGEQIALSGNTGNSSGPHLHFEIRTTPNYGSAVNPVSFLRTVGVTI from the coding sequence ATGTCCGCGAAGCGCGTCAGCATCCGTCGTACCCGTATCGCCATCGGCGCCACCGCCCTCGGTGCGGCCCTGGCCCTCGGTGCCGGAACGACCGCCGCCTTCGCCGACGAGGTGCCCCAGGCCGAGCTGACCGGTACGGTCCAGCTGGTCTCCGAGCAGGCCGCCGCCCAGGCCGCGATCGCCGCGAAGCCGGCCGCCCTGTGGGAGAAGCCGGTGTCGAAGTACACGCTCTCCGCGACCTTCGGCAAGGGCGGCACCATGTGGTCGCACAAGCACTCCGGCCAGGACTTCGCCGTCCCGGTCGGCACCCCGGTCGACGCCGTCTCGGCGGGCACCGTGGTCAAGGCCGGCCCCAACGGCGGCGGCGACGGCCCGGCCTACGGCAACGCCATCGTGATCAAGCACGCGAACAACACGTACTCCCAGTACGCGCACCTCTCGAAGATCCAGGTCAAGATCGGCGAGAAGGTCTCCAAGGGCGAGCAGATCGCCCTCTCCGGCAACACCGGCAATTCGAGCGGCCCGCACCTCCACTTCGAGATCCGGACCACCCCGAACTACGGCTCGGCCGTGAACCCGGTGTCCTTCCTGCGTACGGTCGGCGTCACCATCTGA
- the cseC gene encoding two-component system sensor histidine kinase CseC, protein MKRFTLRTGIRWKITLAIASVGALTAIALSLVVHSAARVSMLESAREVQLDRVQFISRIAEAGRKPLMGAKLNDPDLPGELREKARSGRRGTYVQDNPRGLPEVWAAVPLGNGQVLSLHTQFRESANMVRDLDRALVIGSLAVVIGGSALGVLIGGQISRRLRKAAAAAQRVAHGDPEVRVRDAVGGVVRDETDDLARAVDAMADALQQRLEAERRVTADIAHELRTPVTGLLTAAELLPPGRPTELVRDRAQALRALVEDVLEVARLDSASERAELQEVALGEFVQRRVRSLMPEARVRIVADEIVSTDPRRLERILGNLLANAARYGRAPVQVDVEGRVVRVRDHGPGFPEALLQEGPSRFRTGSTDRAGVGHGLGLTIAEGQARVLGARLTFRNVAAPGGFDQGGSAAGAVAVLWLPEHAPTATGSFPIVRRED, encoded by the coding sequence ATGAAGCGGTTCACCCTGCGGACCGGGATCCGCTGGAAGATCACGCTCGCCATCGCGTCGGTGGGCGCGCTGACCGCCATCGCACTGAGCCTGGTGGTGCACAGCGCTGCCCGCGTATCGATGCTGGAGAGCGCGCGCGAGGTGCAGCTCGACCGGGTGCAGTTCATCTCCCGCATCGCCGAGGCCGGCCGCAAGCCCCTCATGGGCGCCAAGCTCAACGACCCGGACCTGCCCGGTGAGCTGCGCGAGAAGGCCCGGTCCGGGCGGCGCGGCACCTACGTCCAGGACAACCCGCGCGGGCTCCCCGAGGTGTGGGCGGCCGTACCGCTCGGCAACGGGCAGGTGCTGTCGCTGCACACGCAGTTCCGGGAGAGCGCCAACATGGTGCGCGACCTGGACCGGGCCCTGGTCATCGGCTCCCTGGCCGTGGTCATCGGCGGCTCTGCGCTCGGCGTGCTCATCGGCGGCCAGATCTCGCGCCGGCTGCGCAAGGCCGCGGCCGCCGCGCAGCGGGTGGCGCACGGGGATCCCGAGGTACGGGTGCGGGACGCGGTCGGGGGCGTCGTGCGCGACGAGACCGACGACCTCGCGCGGGCGGTCGACGCGATGGCGGACGCCCTCCAGCAGCGGCTGGAAGCGGAGCGGCGGGTGACCGCCGACATCGCGCACGAGCTGCGCACCCCGGTGACCGGCCTGCTCACGGCCGCGGAGCTGCTCCCGCCGGGCCGGCCGACCGAGCTCGTGCGGGACCGCGCGCAGGCGCTGCGGGCGCTGGTCGAGGACGTGCTGGAGGTGGCCCGGCTGGACAGCGCGTCCGAGCGGGCGGAGCTCCAGGAGGTGGCGCTGGGCGAGTTCGTGCAGCGCCGGGTCAGGTCGCTGATGCCGGAGGCGAGGGTACGGATCGTCGCCGACGAGATCGTCAGCACCGATCCGCGCCGCCTGGAGCGGATCCTCGGCAACCTGCTGGCGAACGCCGCGCGGTACGGGCGGGCGCCGGTCCAGGTGGATGTCGAAGGCCGGGTCGTACGGGTCCGGGACCACGGGCCGGGCTTCCCCGAGGCCCTGCTCCAGGAGGGCCCGAGCCGCTTCCGGACCGGGTCCACGGACCGGGCCGGGGTGGGGCACGGGCTGGGGCTGACCATCGCGGAGGGGCAGGCGCGGGTGCTGGGCGCCCGGCTGACGTTCCGCAACGTGGCGGCCCCCGGCGGCTTCGACCAGGGCGGCTCTGCGGCGGGGGCGGTGGCGGTGCTGTGGCTGCCGGAGCACGCGCCGACGGCGACGGGGAGCTTCCCGATCGTCCGCCGGGAGGACTGA
- the cseB gene encoding two-component system response regulator CseB: MAETHVLFVEDDDVIREATTLALERDGFVVTAMPDGLSGLESFRADRPDIALLDVMVPGMDGVSLCRRIRDESTVPVIMLSARADSIDVVLGLEAGADDYVTKPFDGSVLVARIRAVLRRFGHAGGPQGGGSEEDAGERGVLLFGDLEVDTEGMEVRKAGVPVALTPTEMRLLLEFSTSPGTVLSRDRLLERVWDYDWGGDTRVVDVHVQRLRTKIGQDRIETVRGFGYKLKA, from the coding sequence ATGGCCGAGACCCATGTGCTGTTCGTGGAGGACGACGACGTCATCCGTGAGGCCACGACCCTGGCGCTGGAACGCGACGGGTTCGTGGTCACGGCCATGCCCGACGGGCTGTCCGGTCTGGAGTCCTTCCGGGCCGACCGGCCCGACATCGCGCTGCTCGACGTGATGGTGCCGGGGATGGACGGCGTGAGCCTGTGCCGCCGCATCCGCGACGAGTCCACCGTTCCCGTCATCATGCTGTCGGCGCGCGCCGACTCCATCGACGTGGTGCTGGGCCTGGAGGCGGGCGCCGACGACTACGTCACCAAGCCCTTCGACGGCTCCGTCCTCGTGGCCCGCATCCGCGCGGTGCTGCGCCGCTTCGGCCACGCCGGCGGCCCGCAGGGCGGCGGGTCCGAGGAGGACGCCGGCGAGCGCGGGGTGCTGCTCTTCGGCGACCTGGAGGTCGACACGGAGGGCATGGAGGTGCGCAAGGCGGGCGTCCCGGTGGCACTGACCCCCACCGAGATGCGGCTGCTGCTGGAGTTCTCCACCTCCCCCGGCACCGTGCTCTCGCGCGACCGGCTGCTGGAGCGGGTCTGGGACTACGACTGGGGCGGCGACACCCGCGTCGTGGACGTCCACGTCCAGCGGCTGCGCACCAAGATCGGCCAGGACCGGATCGAAACGGTCCGGGGATTCGGATACAAGCTCAAGGCCTGA